The proteins below are encoded in one region of Epinephelus lanceolatus isolate andai-2023 chromosome 7, ASM4190304v1, whole genome shotgun sequence:
- the sytl4 gene encoding synaptotagmin-like protein 4 isoform X1 — translation MPQAADMIDLGFLSDSERELILEVLQRDEELRLAEEQRVRSLKTELLEVKRKGAKRGSGKYSQRSCGRCLEPLSRLTTFSSQCKMCNHYVCRNCRTDLPEGYWLCTVCVKESDLKKRTGDWFYDQRINRFFAKPGHDLVRVSLKKRPQTKKRETTGEILLRSTEINPDPPTPVPRVRQKNQITDNKGHSNENSESVASRESFESKEEVWSKPTRSDTESAENNSISSSKTGTESGRVTPEQPRSGRRSLQCSPTGSTASSLTAPVRADIGIDDGANLEANTGLEVKPVSPSLEVDVDKLFKKSIKRAPKPPAEYVSTVDLRDTSEASMGNRSRSVPGLDIQEDGEEDEDIDRLVSFHKRTMASSTYSLHSSKSTLGSLMSIYSETGDYDSVEVSGDLVFSMSYDEHTQSLHVFIKECHGLAFGDASRQLSNPYVKCYLLPERSRHSKRKTSIKRNTVNPVYKETLKYSINRSQLFTRSVLIAVWHHGRFSRNTFLGEVEVPLDTRDLDSPYEERVALMAKSPSTVPTSAFAQYKGELVISLKYVTPKKPTTEKTKGKKVATDAGGELHVLIKEAKNLMALKPGGSSDSFVKGYLFPAKAKSTKKKTPVLKKNLNPHYDHTFVYKELALEQLEGMCLELTVWDREAMSSNEFLGGVRLSSGKGTVKIGKEEVAMDSVGEEISLWEKMMQYPDSWAEGTLPLRSTMVRGK, via the exons GTCTTTAAAGACAGAGCTGCTGGAGGTGAAGAGGAAAGGGGCCAAACGTGGCAGTGGAAAATACAGTCAGCGCAGTTGCGGCAGATGCCTGGAGCCCCTGAGTCGACTGACCACTTTCTCAAGCCAGTGTAAGATGTGCAATCACTATGTGTGCCGCAACTGCAGAACAGACCTCCCCGAGGGATACTGGCTGTGCACCGTGTGTGTCAAAGAGTC GGATTTAAAGAAAAGGACAGGTGACTGGTTCTACGATCAAAGGATCAACCGTTTCTTCGCAAAGCCTGGACACGACCTAGTGAGAGTCTCCCTGAAAAAGAGACCTCAGA CGAAGAAGCGTGAGACAACAGGAGAAATACTGTTGAGAAGTACGGAAATAAACCCAGATCCTCCCACTCCTGTGCCGCGGGTCAGACAGAAAAATCAGATAACAGATAACAAAGG TCATTCAAATGAGAACTCAGAATCAGTCGCTTCAAGGGAGTCATTTGAATCCAAGGAGGAAGTTTGGTCGAAGCCAACGCGCAGTGACACAGAGTCTGCAGAGAACAACAGTATAAGTAGCAGTAAAACAGGCACTGAGTCTGGCCGTGTGACCCCTGAGCAACCAAG GTCAGGGAGGCGCTCCCTTCAGTGCAGCCCAACAGGATCCACTGCTTCCAGTCTGACCGCTCCAGTCAGAGCAGATATTGGAATTGATGACGGCGCCAACTTGGAGGCTAACACT GGCCTGGAAGTGAAACCAGTCAGTCCGAGCCTGGAGGTGGATGTTGACAAACTCTTCAAGAAGAGCATCAAGCGAGCCCCAAAGCCTCCTG cAGAGTACGTCTCGACAGTGGACCTGCGTGACACATCCGAGGCCTCAATGGGCAACAGGAGCCGCTCTGTACCAGGCCTAGACATACAG GAGGAcggagaggaggatgaagataTTGACAGATTGGTTAGCTTTCATAAAAGGACAATGGCATCGAGCACCTACAGCCTGCATAGCTCAAAG AGCACGCTGGGCAGCCTGATGAGTATTTACAGTGAAACAGGAGACTATGACAGCGTGGAAGTGAGCGGAGACCTCGTCTTCTCTATGAGCTACGACGAACACACCCAGAGCCTCCACGTCTTCATCAAGGAGTGCCATGGGCTGGCCTTCGGCGATGCCTCACGGCAGCTTTCCAACCC ttATGTCAAATGTTATCTGCTCCCTGAGAGATCTCGCCACAGCAAAAGGAAAACCAGTATCAAGAGAAACACGGTCAACCCTGTCTACAAAGAAACGCTGAAG TACTCCATCAACCGCTCTCAGCTGTTCACCCGCTCCGTGTTGATAGCAGTGTGGCATCATGGTCGCTTCAGCCGCAACACCTTCCTGGGAGAGGTGGAAGTCCCTCTGGACACCCGAGACCTGGACTCCCCGTATGAGGAGCGTGTGGCTCTCATGGCGAAG TCACCCTCTACTGTGCCGACTTCAGCTTTTGCCCAGTACAAAGGAGAGTTGGTGATCTCCTTAAAGTACGTCACACCTAAAAAGCCAACAACTGAGAAAACCAAAG GCAAAAAGGTGGCGACTGACGCAGGGGGAGAACTGCATGTCCTGATTAAAGAAGCAAAGAATCTGATGGCACTAAAACCAGGAGGCAGCTCAGATAGCTTTGTGAAAGG GTACTTGTTCCCAGCTAAGGCAAAGTCCACAAAGAAGAAGACTCCGGTCTTGAAGAAGAACCTGAACCCCCACTATGACCACACATTTGTGTACAAGGAGCTGGCTCTGGAGCAGCTGGAGGGGATGTGTCTGGAGCTGACTGTGTGGGACAGAGAGGCCATGTCGAGCAACGAATTCCTGGGAGGAGTCCGTCTCAGCTCCGGAAAAG GGACTGTAAAAATAGGAAAAGAGGAAGTGGCAATGGACTCGGTTGGAGAGGAAATCAGCCTGTGGGAGAAGATGATGCAGTACCCCGACTCGTGGGCAGAGGGCACTCTTCCACTGCGCTCCACCATGGTGAGGGGCAAATGA
- the sytl4 gene encoding synaptotagmin-like protein 4 isoform X2: protein MPQAADMIDLGFLSDSERELILEVLQRDEELRLAEEQRVRSLKTELLEVKRKGAKRGSGKYSQRSCGRCLEPLSRLTTFSSQCKMCNHYVCRNCRTDLPEGYWLCTVCVKESDLKKRTGDWFYDQRINRFFAKPGHDLVRVSLKKRPQTKKRETTGEILLRSTEINPDPPTPVPRVRQKNQITDNKGHSNENSESVASRESFESKEEVWSKPTRSDTESAENNSISSSKTGTESGRVTPEQPRSGRRSLQCSPTGSTASSLTAPVRADIGIDDGANLEANTGLEVKPVSPSLEVDVDKLFKKSIKRAPKPPEYVSTVDLRDTSEASMGNRSRSVPGLDIQEDGEEDEDIDRLVSFHKRTMASSTYSLHSSKSTLGSLMSIYSETGDYDSVEVSGDLVFSMSYDEHTQSLHVFIKECHGLAFGDASRQLSNPYVKCYLLPERSRHSKRKTSIKRNTVNPVYKETLKYSINRSQLFTRSVLIAVWHHGRFSRNTFLGEVEVPLDTRDLDSPYEERVALMAKSPSTVPTSAFAQYKGELVISLKYVTPKKPTTEKTKGKKVATDAGGELHVLIKEAKNLMALKPGGSSDSFVKGYLFPAKAKSTKKKTPVLKKNLNPHYDHTFVYKELALEQLEGMCLELTVWDREAMSSNEFLGGVRLSSGKGTVKIGKEEVAMDSVGEEISLWEKMMQYPDSWAEGTLPLRSTMVRGK, encoded by the exons GTCTTTAAAGACAGAGCTGCTGGAGGTGAAGAGGAAAGGGGCCAAACGTGGCAGTGGAAAATACAGTCAGCGCAGTTGCGGCAGATGCCTGGAGCCCCTGAGTCGACTGACCACTTTCTCAAGCCAGTGTAAGATGTGCAATCACTATGTGTGCCGCAACTGCAGAACAGACCTCCCCGAGGGATACTGGCTGTGCACCGTGTGTGTCAAAGAGTC GGATTTAAAGAAAAGGACAGGTGACTGGTTCTACGATCAAAGGATCAACCGTTTCTTCGCAAAGCCTGGACACGACCTAGTGAGAGTCTCCCTGAAAAAGAGACCTCAGA CGAAGAAGCGTGAGACAACAGGAGAAATACTGTTGAGAAGTACGGAAATAAACCCAGATCCTCCCACTCCTGTGCCGCGGGTCAGACAGAAAAATCAGATAACAGATAACAAAGG TCATTCAAATGAGAACTCAGAATCAGTCGCTTCAAGGGAGTCATTTGAATCCAAGGAGGAAGTTTGGTCGAAGCCAACGCGCAGTGACACAGAGTCTGCAGAGAACAACAGTATAAGTAGCAGTAAAACAGGCACTGAGTCTGGCCGTGTGACCCCTGAGCAACCAAG GTCAGGGAGGCGCTCCCTTCAGTGCAGCCCAACAGGATCCACTGCTTCCAGTCTGACCGCTCCAGTCAGAGCAGATATTGGAATTGATGACGGCGCCAACTTGGAGGCTAACACT GGCCTGGAAGTGAAACCAGTCAGTCCGAGCCTGGAGGTGGATGTTGACAAACTCTTCAAGAAGAGCATCAAGCGAGCCCCAAAGCCTCCTG AGTACGTCTCGACAGTGGACCTGCGTGACACATCCGAGGCCTCAATGGGCAACAGGAGCCGCTCTGTACCAGGCCTAGACATACAG GAGGAcggagaggaggatgaagataTTGACAGATTGGTTAGCTTTCATAAAAGGACAATGGCATCGAGCACCTACAGCCTGCATAGCTCAAAG AGCACGCTGGGCAGCCTGATGAGTATTTACAGTGAAACAGGAGACTATGACAGCGTGGAAGTGAGCGGAGACCTCGTCTTCTCTATGAGCTACGACGAACACACCCAGAGCCTCCACGTCTTCATCAAGGAGTGCCATGGGCTGGCCTTCGGCGATGCCTCACGGCAGCTTTCCAACCC ttATGTCAAATGTTATCTGCTCCCTGAGAGATCTCGCCACAGCAAAAGGAAAACCAGTATCAAGAGAAACACGGTCAACCCTGTCTACAAAGAAACGCTGAAG TACTCCATCAACCGCTCTCAGCTGTTCACCCGCTCCGTGTTGATAGCAGTGTGGCATCATGGTCGCTTCAGCCGCAACACCTTCCTGGGAGAGGTGGAAGTCCCTCTGGACACCCGAGACCTGGACTCCCCGTATGAGGAGCGTGTGGCTCTCATGGCGAAG TCACCCTCTACTGTGCCGACTTCAGCTTTTGCCCAGTACAAAGGAGAGTTGGTGATCTCCTTAAAGTACGTCACACCTAAAAAGCCAACAACTGAGAAAACCAAAG GCAAAAAGGTGGCGACTGACGCAGGGGGAGAACTGCATGTCCTGATTAAAGAAGCAAAGAATCTGATGGCACTAAAACCAGGAGGCAGCTCAGATAGCTTTGTGAAAGG GTACTTGTTCCCAGCTAAGGCAAAGTCCACAAAGAAGAAGACTCCGGTCTTGAAGAAGAACCTGAACCCCCACTATGACCACACATTTGTGTACAAGGAGCTGGCTCTGGAGCAGCTGGAGGGGATGTGTCTGGAGCTGACTGTGTGGGACAGAGAGGCCATGTCGAGCAACGAATTCCTGGGAGGAGTCCGTCTCAGCTCCGGAAAAG GGACTGTAAAAATAGGAAAAGAGGAAGTGGCAATGGACTCGGTTGGAGAGGAAATCAGCCTGTGGGAGAAGATGATGCAGTACCCCGACTCGTGGGCAGAGGGCACTCTTCCACTGCGCTCCACCATGGTGAGGGGCAAATGA